A stretch of DNA from Poecile atricapillus isolate bPoeAtr1 chromosome 28, bPoeAtr1.hap1, whole genome shotgun sequence:
tgttggctgggagggtgggcaggccctggcacagggtgcccagagcagctgtggctgcccctggatccctggcagtgcccaaggccaggctggacagggcttggagcagcctgggacagtgaaaggtgtccctgcgatagcaggggatgggatgggctttaagatcccttccagcccaaacccttCTGGCATTCCATGATCAGCCACAGAGGGAAATCATACCACTTCTGCTGGCTCAGTTTTCTTCTTAACTGGAACAAGATTCTCAAGGATCTAGAAAGAACAGAGTTATTTCTCCTACAGCACCCAACAGGAGGgtttattttcctcttgcaCCAAGTGCTTCAGTGAGGAAGAGCACCTcgcccagctctgctgcagcccccgGGGCCGTACCGCAGGATGCCCAggagcagggcacagccccacagcGCCGTGCTCCGCGTCCACCACTTCTGGGAGCCGGCGCGGACGATGCCGACATCCGCGGCCCACGCCAGGTGCTCGCAGGGGTAGTAGAGCTGGTTGGCCACGTTGCAGAGCACCGAGAGCCCCCGCAGCAGCGCGTCCTCGCCCTGCGGGGAGCGGCACATGGGGCAcggccgcggcggggccgggggcgctgccggggacccccggggccGCGCTCACCTCGGGGCCCAGCCCGTAGCTGCAGCTGTAGCGGAGCATGGCCAGGTCGTCGAAGAGGCGCAGGGCGGTGcggcaggagctgagctgggcagagGCGGCCAGGAGCCCCCCGGGCAGCCCCGCGGGCCCGGGCAGCGCTGcccccagcagctggcagcCGTAACACAGCGCCCGGACCTGCGGGGACCCGCTCAGGGGAGGTGATGCTGCAAGCAGGGCTGGGCATCTCCTCTCTTtaatcttctctttttctccctcttttctcctcttctcctttATTTAATTCGCCTCtctctcttcagcttctcttccCTTTACCCAAACCCCATCGCGCTGCGCTCCGGGACTCCCACACCCATTTCTACCCCAAACGTGTCATTTACCGGCAAAACTTGGAGTGTTTGTGGACCCTCTGTCTTTCGTCCTTCCTTTCCACCAACGAGCACTTAGGAATCTCTCAGCTGCTTCCCTCCCCTTAAGGATGGGTCGCTACAGTAGAGTCGGGTCCCGCCGTTCACCGC
This window harbors:
- the PEX11G gene encoding peroxisomal membrane protein 11C isoform X4, which codes for MAAGALRELVAALETHRGRDRAVRALCYGCQLLGAALPGPAGLPGGLLAASAQLSSCRTALRLFDDLAMLRYSCSYGLGPEGEDALLRGLSVLCNVANQLYYPCEHLAWAADVGIVRAGSQKWWTRSTALWGCALLLGILRSLRILFQLRRKLSQQKWYDFPLWLIMECQKALLHLRASRS
- the PEX11G gene encoding peroxisomal membrane protein 11C isoform X3, yielding MAAGALRELVAALETHRGRDRAVRALCYGCQLLGAALPGPAGLPGGLLAASAQLSSCRTALRLFDDLAMLRYSCSYGLGPEGEDALLRGLSVLCNVANQLYYPCEHLAWAADVGIVRAGSQKWWTRSTALWGCALLLGILRSLRILFQLRRKLSQQKWYDFPLWLIMECQKAALLHLRASRS
- the PEX11G gene encoding peroxisomal membrane protein 11C isoform X1, with product MAAGALRELVAALETHRGRDRAVRALCYGCQLLGAALPGPAGLPGGLLAASAQLSSCRTALRLFDDLAMLRYSCSYGLGPEGEDALLRGLSVLCNVANQLYYPCEHLAWAADVGIVRAGSQKWWTRSTALWGCALLLGILRSLRILFQLRRKLSQQKCSTSSPQSQQKLRAQVKAEVLSILMNTADLSNAIHWLPPGFLWAGRFPPWLVGLLGTISSLIGIYQASRGANSESA
- the PEX11G gene encoding peroxisomal membrane protein 11C isoform X2, whose amino-acid sequence is MAAGALRELVAALETHRGRDRAVRALCYGCQLLGAALPGPAGLPGGLLAASAQLSSCRTALRLFDDLAMLRYSCSYGLGPEGEDALLRGLSVLCNVANQLYYPCEHLAWAADVGIVRAGSQKWWTRSTALWGCALLLGILRSLRILFQLRRKLSQQKCTSSPQSQQKLRAQVKAEVLSILMNTADLSNAIHWLPPGFLWAGRFPPWLVGLLGTISSLIGIYQASRGANSESA